The Desulfuromonas versatilis genome has a segment encoding these proteins:
- a CDS encoding DUF924 family protein, producing the protein MASVEEVLQYWFGNAPGAAASRERTRFWFAGGEAVDREIRQRFGDLVEDAAAGDLDPWRQSDRGTLALIILLDQFPRNIHRGSALAYACDARALQLALDGMAAGQDRSLTTVERAFFYLPLEHAEDLEIQRKSVRAFEELLAEAPAALRPLCEGFLDYAWKHLRVIERFARFPHRNAALGRPSSAEEEEFLRQPGSSF; encoded by the coding sequence ATGGCATCCGTTGAAGAGGTGCTTCAGTACTGGTTCGGGAACGCTCCCGGGGCCGCCGCATCCCGGGAGCGAACCCGTTTCTGGTTTGCCGGTGGCGAGGCGGTCGACCGCGAGATTCGCCAACGGTTCGGGGACCTTGTGGAAGACGCCGCGGCGGGGGATCTCGACCCGTGGCGGCAATCCGACCGCGGCACCCTCGCCCTGATCATCCTGCTCGATCAGTTCCCCCGCAACATTCACCGCGGCAGCGCTCTGGCCTATGCCTGCGACGCGCGGGCCCTGCAGCTGGCTCTCGATGGCATGGCCGCCGGCCAGGACCGTTCTCTTACCACCGTGGAACGGGCATTTTTCTACCTGCCGCTGGAGCACGCCGAAGACCTGGAGATCCAGCGAAAGTCGGTGCGGGCCTTCGAAGAGCTGCTGGCCGAAGCTCCTGCCGCCCTGCGACCCCTGTGCGAGGGCTTTCTCGATTACGCCTGGAAGCACCTGCGGGTCATCGAACGCTTCGCCCGCTTCCCCCATCGCAACGCCGCGCTTGGGCGACCCTCCAGCGCCGAGGAGGAAGAGTTCCTGCGCCAGCCCGGATCATCCTTCTGA
- a CDS encoding gamma-glutamylcyclotransferase family protein: MPPETDEKTEARQQRLPIFVYGTLRPGEKNYPRFLKGRTIAERRGSVEGRLYYVAEGGYPYLLPEPGRVWGELLELAAGSYAETLAALDGLEEYDPRNEPDSVYLRRQTLVTIEGEERVRAWVYYWNCPDVEGRLIPSGDFKDRSEG, from the coding sequence ATGCCGCCTGAAACGGATGAGAAAACCGAAGCCCGGCAGCAGAGACTGCCGATTTTCGTTTACGGAACCCTGCGCCCCGGGGAGAAAAACTATCCCCGGTTCCTGAAAGGGCGAACCATCGCCGAGCGTCGGGGGAGCGTGGAGGGGCGACTGTACTATGTCGCCGAGGGGGGCTACCCCTACCTGCTGCCCGAACCGGGCCGGGTGTGGGGGGAACTGCTGGAGCTTGCCGCCGGCAGCTATGCCGAAACCCTGGCGGCGCTGGATGGCCTCGAGGAGTACGACCCGCGCAACGAGCCGGACAGCGTTTACCTGCGTCGGCAAACCCTGGTAACCATCGAGGGGGAAGAGCGGGTAAGAGCCTGGGTTTATTACTGGAACTGTCCTGATGTCGAGGGACGCCTGATCCCCAGCGGGGACTTCAAGGATCGCTCAGAAGGATGA
- the ercA gene encoding alcohol dehydrogenase-like regulatory protein ErcA, which produces MPDELAMRKFVAPEFVFGPGARLLAGRYARNLGGRRVLVVSDPGVVGAGWAGQVVESLAAEGLATTLFSKVTPNPRTEEVMAGVAAYREAGCNAIVAVGGGSPMDCAKGIGIVCSNHRPILEFEGIDRIGAPMPPLICIPTTAGTSADVSQFAIFTDSQRRVKVAIVSKAVVPDVALIDPQTLPSMGPYLGACTGLDALTHAIEAHVSSAHSPMTDLHALEAIRLLVKYLPASLKEPENLDLRGKVMLGSLQAGLAFSNAILGAAHAMAHSLGGYLDLPHGECNAILLDEVIAFNYPAAPERFDAIARAMGLELPDAPPEERCSILVEGVRSLKRAVGLTRHLGDLGVTRKDLPGLSRHALTDPCMVTNPRFPDQRDIEVLYEKSL; this is translated from the coding sequence ATGCCCGATGAACTCGCTATGCGCAAATTTGTCGCCCCCGAATTCGTCTTCGGCCCGGGAGCCCGACTTCTGGCCGGGCGTTATGCGCGCAATCTCGGGGGCAGGCGCGTGCTGGTGGTCAGCGACCCCGGGGTGGTCGGGGCCGGTTGGGCCGGCCAGGTTGTCGAGAGCCTGGCCGCCGAAGGGTTGGCCACTACCCTGTTCAGCAAGGTGACGCCCAACCCGCGCACCGAAGAGGTCATGGCGGGGGTTGCGGCCTACCGGGAGGCCGGCTGCAACGCCATCGTCGCCGTGGGCGGAGGCAGTCCCATGGACTGCGCCAAGGGGATCGGCATTGTCTGTTCCAACCATCGACCCATCCTGGAATTCGAGGGGATCGACCGTATCGGCGCGCCGATGCCTCCGTTGATCTGTATTCCCACCACCGCGGGAACCTCCGCCGACGTATCCCAGTTCGCCATTTTCACCGACTCGCAGCGGCGGGTCAAGGTGGCGATCGTCAGCAAGGCGGTGGTCCCCGACGTCGCCCTGATCGATCCGCAGACCCTGCCCAGCATGGGGCCTTACTTGGGGGCCTGCACCGGCCTCGATGCCCTGACCCATGCCATCGAGGCCCATGTCTCAAGCGCCCACTCCCCCATGACCGACCTGCACGCCCTGGAGGCCATCCGTCTGCTGGTGAAATACCTCCCGGCTTCCCTCAAGGAGCCGGAGAACCTGGACCTGCGCGGGAAGGTCATGCTTGGCAGCCTGCAGGCCGGCCTGGCCTTTTCCAATGCCATCCTCGGTGCCGCCCACGCCATGGCCCACAGCCTGGGCGGCTACCTCGATCTGCCCCACGGCGAGTGCAATGCCATCCTGCTCGACGAGGTCATCGCCTTCAATTACCCGGCCGCCCCAGAACGGTTCGACGCCATCGCTAGGGCAATGGGCCTCGAGCTGCCGGACGCCCCCCCCGAAGAGCGCTGCTCCATTCTGGTGGAGGGGGTGCGGAGCCTGAAGCGGGCCGTCGGTCTCACCCGTCACCTGGGCGATCTCGGCGTGACCCGGAAGGATTTGCCCGGGCTCAGCAGGCACGCCCTGACCGACCCATGCATGGTCACCAACCCGCGCTTCCCGGACCAGCGCGACATCGAGGTTCTGTATGAAAAAAGCCTTTGA
- a CDS encoding PAS domain S-box protein — MKKAFDVRADYERMRRQLIGLGEGSFRKSHYPQLQQRLAELERFRSLLDHSNDAIFLLEAASGKIVDFNLTACRLCACERELLSSSKLVDFAHLSGVGSRQTAPGRELVTTTLATRDGGEIPVEITLSEVTFDGVAYQVAVVRDIARRVQARQELESHQVLLNSVLNNSDNAFLALDEKRRVIYYNEHYLRLYPFGREFMDASPSIEQLIRQACRIGIYPCEQVEELIARRIQQMESSSPVNRVETPRLDGVDIEAIVTKLPGGGFLVTFRDVTERRLSEAAVRESEERFRSVFEISAAGILILSPEGRIVQANPAFCRFVGYSRQDLLDHPLTELSSFDDRSSFERDYQAVVRGRSPVATLEKRFVCKDGSIVWGHTTVACVVDTVPRPLYCIAVIQDVTDRKKAEEALRESEERFRSIFENAAAGMGVIAVDGRFLQVNQALCRFLGYSREELLGRGMLDVTSAEDRELILRLFEEVRGGRQQVFNFERRFLRKDGSIVWGQTTSAWLLDESFVPSYAVVLVQDITDRKQAVLGLQKALRETEAARKEIDAILRSVADPLVVTDDAGRITMMNRAAEEAFGARLSEAITRPLDNFIRDRFAESGSSVSLVKGGGKGPRLLELPGADPRHPRFFQARRSLFHDPAGRQAGLIVLFRDITREREIDRMKTDFISTAAHELRTPLTSILGFSQVLLDPEGLRSEEQREFLQYIHDRGLALAGIVSELLDIARIESGQGLVLQRFPCTPAEILNLMDPLMKTAGQGHLFEVALENQGVRLLVDKAKTGQVLENLLSNAIKYSSKGGRISISGQPTGGVYRFVVSDQGMGMSPDQVARVFDKFYRADASNTAIGGVGLGMSIVRYIVEAHGGKIWVESELGRGTAVFFTLPLASPELQSENQASRSGEE, encoded by the coding sequence ATGAAAAAAGCCTTTGATGTCCGCGCCGATTACGAAAGGATGCGCCGGCAGCTGATCGGTCTCGGCGAGGGCTCCTTTCGCAAGAGCCACTATCCCCAGCTGCAGCAGCGGTTGGCGGAGCTGGAGCGGTTCCGCTCCCTGCTGGATCACTCCAACGACGCGATATTTCTGCTGGAGGCCGCTTCCGGGAAGATCGTCGACTTCAACCTGACCGCCTGCAGGTTGTGCGCTTGCGAGCGGGAGCTGTTGAGTTCCAGCAAACTCGTCGATTTCGCCCATCTCAGTGGCGTGGGCAGCAGACAGACGGCCCCGGGGCGGGAACTGGTGACCACCACCCTGGCCACCCGGGACGGTGGCGAGATACCGGTGGAAATCACCCTCAGCGAAGTGACCTTCGACGGGGTCGCCTACCAGGTTGCGGTGGTGCGCGACATCGCCCGGCGGGTGCAGGCCAGGCAGGAACTCGAAAGCCACCAGGTCCTGCTCAATTCGGTGCTCAACAACTCGGACAACGCCTTTCTGGCTCTTGATGAGAAACGCCGGGTGATCTACTACAACGAGCACTACCTCAGGCTCTACCCTTTCGGCCGCGAATTCATGGACGCCAGTCCTAGCATCGAACAGCTCATCCGCCAAGCCTGCCGGATCGGAATCTATCCCTGTGAGCAGGTCGAAGAGCTGATCGCCCGGCGGATCCAGCAAATGGAATCCTCGAGTCCGGTCAACCGGGTGGAAACCCCCCGCCTGGACGGGGTCGATATCGAAGCCATCGTGACCAAACTCCCCGGCGGTGGATTTCTGGTCACCTTTCGCGATGTCACCGAGCGGCGGCTGAGCGAGGCGGCGGTCCGGGAGAGCGAGGAGCGCTTTCGCTCGGTCTTCGAAATCAGTGCCGCCGGGATCCTGATCCTGTCCCCCGAGGGGCGTATTGTGCAGGCCAATCCAGCCTTCTGCAGGTTCGTCGGGTACTCGCGCCAGGACCTGCTCGACCACCCGCTGACCGAGCTTAGCAGCTTCGACGATCGCTCCAGTTTCGAGCGCGATTACCAGGCGGTGGTCCGGGGGCGCAGCCCGGTAGCCACCCTGGAGAAAAGATTTGTCTGCAAGGACGGCAGCATCGTCTGGGGGCATACCACGGTGGCCTGCGTGGTCGATACCGTACCCCGGCCCCTGTACTGCATCGCCGTCATCCAGGATGTCACCGATCGCAAAAAGGCCGAAGAGGCGCTTCGCGAAAGCGAGGAGCGGTTCCGCTCCATCTTTGAAAACGCCGCGGCCGGCATGGGGGTCATCGCCGTCGACGGGCGCTTCCTCCAGGTCAACCAGGCGCTGTGCAGGTTTCTCGGCTACAGCCGGGAGGAGTTGCTCGGCCGCGGGATGCTCGACGTGACCAGCGCCGAAGACCGGGAGCTGATTTTGCGGCTGTTCGAGGAGGTGCGTGGCGGCCGCCAGCAGGTATTCAACTTCGAGCGGCGGTTTCTGCGCAAGGACGGGAGCATCGTCTGGGGGCAGACCACCAGTGCCTGGCTGCTTGACGAATCCTTTGTCCCAAGTTATGCCGTGGTCCTGGTGCAGGACATCACCGATCGCAAACAGGCGGTTCTCGGCCTGCAGAAGGCGCTGCGCGAAACCGAGGCGGCCCGCAAGGAAATCGACGCCATCCTGCGCTCGGTCGCCGATCCCCTGGTGGTCACCGATGATGCCGGACGCATCACCATGATGAACCGGGCCGCCGAGGAGGCCTTCGGCGCCAGGCTCTCCGAGGCGATCACCCGGCCCCTGGACAATTTCATCCGTGACCGGTTTGCCGAAAGCGGATCTTCCGTTTCACTGGTGAAGGGCGGCGGCAAAGGGCCGCGGCTGCTCGAGCTTCCGGGGGCGGATCCCCGGCATCCACGCTTTTTCCAGGCCCGGCGCTCGCTGTTCCACGACCCCGCGGGCCGCCAGGCCGGGCTCATCGTACTGTTTCGGGACATCACCCGCGAGCGCGAGATCGACCGGATGAAGACCGATTTCATTTCCACGGCGGCTCACGAACTGCGCACCCCGCTGACCTCGATTCTCGGCTTTTCCCAGGTGCTGCTCGATCCCGAAGGGCTGCGCAGCGAGGAGCAGAGGGAGTTTCTGCAGTACATCCATGACCGGGGGCTGGCCCTGGCTGGGATCGTCAGCGAGCTGCTGGATATCGCCCGCATCGAATCGGGCCAGGGGCTGGTCCTGCAGCGTTTCCCCTGCACTCCGGCGGAAATCCTCAACCTGATGGATCCGCTGATGAAGACCGCGGGCCAGGGGCACCTGTTTGAGGTCGCCCTGGAAAACCAAGGGGTGCGGTTGCTGGTCGACAAGGCAAAAACCGGGCAGGTGCTGGAGAACCTGCTCAGCAATGCGATAAAATACTCTTCAAAGGGGGGGCGGATCAGCATCTCCGGGCAGCCCACCGGGGGGGTGTACCGGTTCGTCGTCTCCGACCAGGGAATGGGCATGAGCCCCGATCAGGTGGCCAGGGTATTTGACAAGTTTTACCGGGCCGATGCCTCCAATACGGCTATTGGCGGGGTCGGCCTGGGGATGAGCATTGTGCGCTATATCGTCGAGGCTCATGGTGGCAAGATCTGGGTCGAAAGCGAACTGGGCAGGGGGACCGCGGTATTCTTCACCCTGCCGCTGGCTTCGCCGGAACTCCAGTCGGAAAACCAGGCCAGCCGGAGTGGGGAGGAATGA
- a CDS encoding response regulator has protein sequence MKRILIVDDQPEVKKLLEVVLRQPDREFLSASSGVEALQLARQQCPDLILLDVMMPGGMDGYQVSRILKGDPSTAGCAIIAMTARVQEQDRIDAMAAGADDYVGKPFDMGTLKEKVARYLEAC, from the coding sequence ATGAAGAGGATTCTGATCGTCGACGACCAGCCCGAGGTAAAAAAACTTCTCGAAGTCGTGCTGCGCCAGCCGGACCGGGAATTCCTCAGCGCTTCAAGCGGGGTGGAAGCCCTCCAGCTGGCCCGTCAGCAGTGCCCCGATCTCATTCTGCTCGATGTCATGATGCCCGGGGGGATGGACGGTTACCAGGTGTCGCGGATTCTTAAGGGCGACCCGAGCACCGCAGGCTGTGCCATCATCGCCATGACCGCCAGGGTCCAGGAGCAGGACCGCATCGACGCCATGGCCGCCGGAGCCGATGATTACGTCGGCAAGCCCTTCGATATGGGGACTTTGAAGGAGAAGGTCGCCCGCTACCTGGAAGCCTGCTGA